One genomic window of Cygnus atratus isolate AKBS03 ecotype Queensland, Australia chromosome 16, CAtr_DNAZoo_HiC_assembly, whole genome shotgun sequence includes the following:
- the SPATA2 gene encoding spermatogenesis-associated protein 2 isoform X2, which produces MDTKYKDDLFRKFRLIKFYEMAENSLRALKSSSLHSLHNAFSMLETVGINLFLYPWKKEFKNIKTYTGPFVYYVKSALTEDDVRQILNYMGYVQELGTTYKLKEQVDAIQVKMVSFELFLAKVECEQLLEIHLQVKDEGYSEIDVINERKNSNEDVRGCSEAMKRRAECKENLNTSMARMVLQKSASERASKDYFKPKVSKPSKSVDTYDNYWENKKPPLMSSLSLRKEPILVDAEDDIKDEIIRPSPSLLTMSSSPHACSDEFLPTSSHHNGMLRTNVPYSSYFSAQEDLDLYTDPDSRSMLNFKRQEAIKPDVWLLKNDANPVYHKRAHLAKETASIKCQNCGVPCGTSVCQKCDNLFNSRQDYPAVKQSTYSIKPVPNDGLSPASALREKSQYTSQTQSQERASQFGSKSKSSGTSRCGFCNRSGAANTCTFCSKVSCDTCLSAYYYDPCCRKSELHRFMPNNQLNYKSAQLSHVVYR; this is translated from the exons ATGGATACAAAATATAAAGACGATTTATTTAGGAA ATTCCGGTTGATAAAATTTTATGAGATGGCTGAAAACTCACTGAGAGCTCTGAAATCCTCAAGTTTACATTCTCTCCATAATGCGTTCAGCATGCTCGAGACAGTTGGAATCAATCTCTTTCTTTATCCCTGGAAAAAGGAGTTCAAAAACATTAag ACCTACACTGGACCCTTTGTTTATTATGTGAAGTCTGCTCTAACTGAAGATGATGTAAGGCAGATTCTGAACTACATGGGCTATGTCCAAGAACTGGGAACAACGTATAAGCTCAAAGAGCAGGTTGATGCCATTCAAGTGAAAATGGTTTCATTTGAGCTCTTTTTGGCCAAAGTGGAATGTGAGCAGCTTCTTGAGATTCATTTGCAAGTGAAGGATGAAGGCTACTCAGAGATCGATGTCATAAACGAACgaaaaaacagcaatgaagaTGTTAGAGGCTGCTCGGAAGCCATGAAGCGGCGTGCAGAGTGCAAGGAAAACTTGAACACCTCCATGGCACGCATGGTGCTTCAGAAGTCAGCAAGCGAACGGGCCTCTAAAGATTACTTCAAGCCGAAGGTGAGCAAGCCTTCTAAATCAGTAGACACATACGATAATTACTGGGAAAATAAGAAACCGCCTTTGATGAGCTCTTTGAGTCTCAGGAAAGAACCAATTCTAGTCGATGCGGAAGATGACATTAAGGACGAAATCATCCGTCCGTCACCCTCTCTCCTGACAATGTCAAGCTCCCCACATGCATGTTCCGATGAATTCTTGCCAACTTCGTCTCATCACAACGGCATGTTAAGAACAAATGTCCCTTACAGCTCCTATTTTTCTGCTCAAGAGGACTTAGATTTATATACCGACCCCGATTCGAGAAGtatgttaaattttaaaagacaagaagCTATTAAGCCTGATGTCTGGCTGCTAAAAAACGATGCCAACCCTGTTTACCACAAACGCGCCCATCTAGCCAAAGAGACAGCTTCCATCAAGTGCCAAAACTGTGGTGTACCTTGTGGCACGTCTGTTTGCCAAAAGTGTGACAATCTGTTCAACTCTAGGCAGGATTATCCAGCAGTGAAACAGAGCACCTACTCCATCAAACCGGTTCCAAACGACGGCTTGTCTCCTGCATCTGCGTTAAGAGAGAAATCTCAGTACACGTCACAGACTCAGAGTCAGGAGAGGGCTTCTCAGTTCGGTTCGAAATCCAAATCTTCAGGCACCTCACGCTGTGGCTTTTGTAACCGATCCGGAGCTGCAAACACTTGCACGTTTTGTTCAAAAGTCTCATGTGACACTTGCCTCAGTGCTTACTATTACGATCCCTGCTGTAGAAAAAGCGAGCTTCACAGGTTCATGCCTAACAATCAGTTAAACTATAAGTCGGCCCAGCTGTCCCACGTAGTTTATAGATAG
- the RNF114 gene encoding E3 ubiquitin-protein ligase RNF114: MAVAGGGGGSSASCAPSARGPERPDPLARLTCPVCLEVFESPVRVPCGHVFCTPCLQECLKPKKPVCGVCRSTLAPGSRALDLEKQIEATETTCNGCNKKMYLSKMRSHAASCSKYQNYIMEGVKAVTKEPLHNTRNFPNRFTFPCPYCSEKNFDQEGLVEHCKTLHSMDAKQVVCPICASMPWGDPNYRSANFMEHLQRRHRFSYDTFVDYDADEDDMMAQVLMRSLRDK; this comes from the exons ATGGCGgtggcggggggcggcggcggctcctcgGCGTCCTGCGCGCCCTCCGCCCGCGGCCCCGAGCGGCCCGACCCGCTGGCACGGCTCACCTGCCCCGTGTGCCTCGAGGTGTTCGAGAGCCCCGTGCGCGTCCCCTGCGGACACGT GTTCTGCACGCCGTGCCTGCAGGAGTGCCTCAAGCCCAAAAAGCCGGTCTGTGGCGTCTGCCGCAGCACCCTGGCGCCCGGCAGCAGGGCTCTGGACTTGGAAAAGCAGATCGAAGCGACGGAAACCACTTGTAATGGCTGCAACAAAAAG ATGTATCTCTCAAAGATGCGCAGCCATGCAGCTTCTTGTTCAAAGTACCAGAACTATATCATGGAGGGTGTGAAAGCTGTGACTAAAGAACCACTCCACAACACCAG GAACTTCCCCAATCGCTTTACCTTTCCTTGTCCGTATTGCAGCGAGAAAAACTTTGATCAAGAAGGACTAGTTGAACACTGCAAAACATTGCACAGCATGGATGCAAAACAAGTG GTTTGCCCAATTTGTGCCTCAATGCCGTGGGGAGATCCAAATTACAGGAGTGCTAACTTCATGGAGCACCTTCAGAGACGACACCGGTTTTCATATGATACTTTTGTG GATTATGATGCTGACGAAGATGATATGATGGCACAGGTTTTGATGCGTTCTTTGCgggataaataa
- the SPATA2 gene encoding spermatogenesis-associated protein 2 isoform X1: MDTKYKDDLFRKYVQFHECKLSVSDNKQRPINDEYLRVAASALFCLPKIDPFYRFRLIKFYEMAENSLRALKSSSLHSLHNAFSMLETVGINLFLYPWKKEFKNIKTYTGPFVYYVKSALTEDDVRQILNYMGYVQELGTTYKLKEQVDAIQVKMVSFELFLAKVECEQLLEIHLQVKDEGYSEIDVINERKNSNEDVRGCSEAMKRRAECKENLNTSMARMVLQKSASERASKDYFKPKVSKPSKSVDTYDNYWENKKPPLMSSLSLRKEPILVDAEDDIKDEIIRPSPSLLTMSSSPHACSDEFLPTSSHHNGMLRTNVPYSSYFSAQEDLDLYTDPDSRSMLNFKRQEAIKPDVWLLKNDANPVYHKRAHLAKETASIKCQNCGVPCGTSVCQKCDNLFNSRQDYPAVKQSTYSIKPVPNDGLSPASALREKSQYTSQTQSQERASQFGSKSKSSGTSRCGFCNRSGAANTCTFCSKVSCDTCLSAYYYDPCCRKSELHRFMPNNQLNYKSAQLSHVVYR; this comes from the exons ATGGATACAAAATATAAAGACGATTTATTTAGGAAGTATGTACAGTTCCATGAGTGCAAACTGAGTGTCTCTGACAACAAGCAGCGTCCTATTAACGATGAGTATTTGCGAGTGGCAGCGTCCGCCTTATTTTGCCTTCCCAAAATTGATCCCTTTTATAGATTCCGGTTGATAAAATTTTATGAGATGGCTGAAAACTCACTGAGAGCTCTGAAATCCTCAAGTTTACATTCTCTCCATAATGCGTTCAGCATGCTCGAGACAGTTGGAATCAATCTCTTTCTTTATCCCTGGAAAAAGGAGTTCAAAAACATTAag ACCTACACTGGACCCTTTGTTTATTATGTGAAGTCTGCTCTAACTGAAGATGATGTAAGGCAGATTCTGAACTACATGGGCTATGTCCAAGAACTGGGAACAACGTATAAGCTCAAAGAGCAGGTTGATGCCATTCAAGTGAAAATGGTTTCATTTGAGCTCTTTTTGGCCAAAGTGGAATGTGAGCAGCTTCTTGAGATTCATTTGCAAGTGAAGGATGAAGGCTACTCAGAGATCGATGTCATAAACGAACgaaaaaacagcaatgaagaTGTTAGAGGCTGCTCGGAAGCCATGAAGCGGCGTGCAGAGTGCAAGGAAAACTTGAACACCTCCATGGCACGCATGGTGCTTCAGAAGTCAGCAAGCGAACGGGCCTCTAAAGATTACTTCAAGCCGAAGGTGAGCAAGCCTTCTAAATCAGTAGACACATACGATAATTACTGGGAAAATAAGAAACCGCCTTTGATGAGCTCTTTGAGTCTCAGGAAAGAACCAATTCTAGTCGATGCGGAAGATGACATTAAGGACGAAATCATCCGTCCGTCACCCTCTCTCCTGACAATGTCAAGCTCCCCACATGCATGTTCCGATGAATTCTTGCCAACTTCGTCTCATCACAACGGCATGTTAAGAACAAATGTCCCTTACAGCTCCTATTTTTCTGCTCAAGAGGACTTAGATTTATATACCGACCCCGATTCGAGAAGtatgttaaattttaaaagacaagaagCTATTAAGCCTGATGTCTGGCTGCTAAAAAACGATGCCAACCCTGTTTACCACAAACGCGCCCATCTAGCCAAAGAGACAGCTTCCATCAAGTGCCAAAACTGTGGTGTACCTTGTGGCACGTCTGTTTGCCAAAAGTGTGACAATCTGTTCAACTCTAGGCAGGATTATCCAGCAGTGAAACAGAGCACCTACTCCATCAAACCGGTTCCAAACGACGGCTTGTCTCCTGCATCTGCGTTAAGAGAGAAATCTCAGTACACGTCACAGACTCAGAGTCAGGAGAGGGCTTCTCAGTTCGGTTCGAAATCCAAATCTTCAGGCACCTCACGCTGTGGCTTTTGTAACCGATCCGGAGCTGCAAACACTTGCACGTTTTGTTCAAAAGTCTCATGTGACACTTGCCTCAGTGCTTACTATTACGATCCCTGCTGTAGAAAAAGCGAGCTTCACAGGTTCATGCCTAACAATCAGTTAAACTATAAGTCGGCCCAGCTGTCCCACGTAGTTTATAGATAG